From Vogesella sp. XCS3, the proteins below share one genomic window:
- a CDS encoding AbrB family transcriptional regulator, giving the protein MLGGRLLGLPLASIRHSRELGQAIVGLALGLTFSHDALLRTVTLAPWIAVAVAFAFLLAWVAMQLLRRLCPGLDPLTAWLVALPGGASEMTAIGARRGARSEWIVLGQSLRVLIVVLLYPGAFALFGHSAAPFATTLAPLGSSALPWLLPALALGALLQWRRIPNPWFIGPLTISLLLASSGTVNGSLPGGWVELAQLLIGIALGVRFDRQQMLAAPRFLAAFLASLACLLLLAVGGAWLLAWLAGLPPALAILALAPGGITEMCLTAKAMGLDVPTIIGFQLCRLVMVLLLAEPLSRWLAPAQARV; this is encoded by the coding sequence ATGCTGGGCGGCCGCCTGCTGGGGCTGCCGCTGGCCAGCATTCGCCATAGCCGCGAGCTGGGCCAGGCCATTGTCGGCCTGGCGCTGGGGCTGACCTTCAGCCACGACGCCCTGTTGCGTACCGTCACGCTGGCACCCTGGATAGCCGTGGCGGTGGCGTTTGCTTTCCTGCTGGCCTGGGTGGCCATGCAGCTGCTGCGCCGGCTGTGCCCGGGGCTGGACCCGCTCACCGCCTGGCTGGTAGCGCTGCCTGGCGGCGCCTCGGAAATGACCGCCATCGGCGCCCGCCGTGGCGCCAGAAGCGAGTGGATCGTGCTGGGCCAGAGCCTGCGCGTGCTGATCGTCGTGCTGCTGTACCCCGGCGCCTTTGCCCTGTTTGGGCACAGCGCTGCACCGTTTGCCACCACGCTTGCACCACTGGGCAGCAGCGCCTTGCCGTGGCTGCTGCCGGCACTGGCGCTAGGCGCGCTGCTGCAATGGCGCCGTATCCCCAACCCGTGGTTTATCGGCCCGCTCACCATCAGCCTGCTACTGGCCAGCAGCGGTACGGTGAACGGCAGCCTGCCCGGCGGCTGGGTAGAGCTGGCGCAGCTGCTGATCGGCATTGCACTGGGTGTGCGCTTCGATAGACAGCAGATGTTGGCCGCACCGCGCTTTCTGGCCGCGTTCCTGGCCAGCCTGGCCTGCCTGCTACTGCTGGCGGTGGGTGGTGCCTGGCTGCTGGCGTGGCTTGCCGGCCTGCCACCAGCGCTGGCTATCCTGGCACTGGCCCCCGGCGGCATTACCGAGATGTGCCTGACCGCCAAGGCGATGGGGCTGGACGTGCCCACCATCATCGGCTTCCAGCTGTGCCGGCTGGTGATGGTGCTGCTGCTGGCCGAGCCGCTGTCGCGCTGGCTGGCGCCGGCTCAAGCGCGCGTTTGA
- a CDS encoding tripartite tricarboxylate transporter permease: protein MESLNALFSLGFATALTPANLLWALLGCTLGTAIGVLPGVGPAVTVALLLPVTQSVDPTGALIMLAGVYYGAMFGGSTTSILLNTPGEAGSIVSALEGNKMAKAGRAGPALSTAAIGSFVAGSIATVLLTLLAPVIAGFALQLGPVETFSLMMLTFAAVSAVLGNSPLKGFIALLLGLSMGLIGIESQSGQSRFTFGLMPLIDGIDIVVVAMGLFAIGETLYTATYENKIAGRIESLKGSFWMSKEDWKRSWKPWLRGTAIGFPFGTLPAGGTEMPTFLSYSAERKLASPEAQKEFGKGAIEGVAGPEAANNAAVTGTLVPLLTLGIPTSATAAIMLSAFQQYNIVPGPLLFDTNPELVWGLIASLYIGNVMLLVLNLPLVGLWVQFLKVPRPLLYGGIVVLATMGAYALRQSWFDLMLLYIIGVLGFMMRRFDFPVVPLVVGLIVGPMAEKHFRRAMSIHQGDLTVFLTHPISLAILVVTAAILIVPPLMKRRQKMLQAA, encoded by the coding sequence ATGGAATCGTTGAATGCCCTGTTCAGTCTGGGCTTTGCTACCGCACTGACCCCGGCCAACCTGCTGTGGGCGCTGCTGGGCTGTACCCTGGGTACCGCCATTGGCGTGCTGCCCGGCGTGGGCCCGGCTGTCACCGTGGCGCTGCTGCTGCCGGTAACGCAAAGCGTAGACCCAACCGGCGCGCTGATCATGCTGGCCGGCGTGTACTACGGCGCCATGTTTGGCGGCTCTACCACCTCCATCCTGCTGAATACCCCGGGTGAAGCCGGCTCCATCGTGTCGGCACTGGAAGGCAACAAGATGGCCAAGGCCGGCCGCGCCGGCCCGGCGCTGTCTACCGCCGCCATCGGTTCGTTTGTGGCCGGCAGCATTGCCACCGTACTGCTCACCCTGCTGGCCCCGGTGATTGCCGGCTTTGCCCTGCAGCTGGGCCCGGTAGAAACCTTTTCCCTGATGATGCTGACCTTTGCCGCCGTATCTGCCGTGCTGGGCAACTCACCGCTGAAAGGCTTTATCGCCTTGCTGCTGGGCCTGTCCATGGGCCTGATCGGCATCGAATCGCAGTCTGGCCAGAGCCGCTTTACCTTTGGCCTGATGCCGCTGATCGACGGTATCGACATCGTGGTGGTGGCCATGGGCCTGTTTGCCATCGGCGAAACGCTGTACACCGCCACCTACGAAAACAAGATCGCCGGTCGTATCGAGTCGCTCAAAGGCAGCTTCTGGATGAGCAAGGAAGACTGGAAGCGCTCGTGGAAACCGTGGCTGCGTGGTACCGCCATCGGCTTCCCGTTTGGCACCCTGCCAGCCGGCGGCACCGAAATGCCGACCTTCCTGTCGTACTCGGCCGAGCGCAAGCTGGCCAGCCCGGAAGCGCAAAAAGAGTTCGGCAAAGGCGCCATCGAAGGCGTAGCCGGCCCGGAAGCGGCCAACAATGCCGCGGTAACCGGCACCCTGGTCCCGCTGCTGACGCTGGGCATCCCCACCTCGGCTACCGCCGCCATCATGCTGTCTGCCTTCCAGCAGTACAACATCGTGCCGGGCCCGCTGCTGTTTGATACCAACCCCGAGCTGGTATGGGGCCTGATCGCCTCGCTGTATATCGGCAACGTGATGCTGCTGGTGCTGAACCTGCCGCTGGTCGGCCTGTGGGTACAGTTCCTGAAAGTACCGCGCCCGCTGCTGTACGGCGGCATCGTGGTACTGGCTACCATGGGTGCTTATGCGCTGCGCCAGAGCTGGTTCGACCTGATGCTGCTGTACATCATTGGTGTATTGGGTTTCATGATGCGCCGCTTCGACTTCCCGGTGGTGCCGCTGGTGGTAGGCCTGATTGTGGGCCCGATGGCAGAAAAACACTTCCGCCGCGCCATGTCCATCCACCAGGGCGACCTGACCGTATTCCTGACGCACCCGATCTCGCTGGCCATCCTGGTGGTGACTGCCGCCATCCTGATCGTGCCGCCGCTGATGAAGCGCCGCCAGAAAATGCTGCAAGCCGCCTGA
- a CDS encoding tripartite tricarboxylate transporter TctB family protein, which translates to MIKRVSGEQWLAFGIILLGLFMAWQLQDIPNDAGYAGIGPRFFPSLVVTGLIVAGGALLMQRRHSNGPDTILSDGENDAAEVEAEDEFARGDADWRMFAIASGSLIAHMALIGLVGFTLAGTLLCFGICRALDTRRPTLDLVLSFVLALGLFHLFKTLGLNLPALIPGGVL; encoded by the coding sequence ATGATCAAGCGCGTATCCGGCGAGCAATGGCTCGCCTTCGGGATCATCCTGCTGGGCCTGTTCATGGCCTGGCAGCTGCAGGACATCCCGAACGATGCCGGTTATGCCGGCATCGGGCCGCGCTTCTTTCCTTCGCTGGTGGTAACCGGTCTGATCGTTGCCGGTGGCGCGTTGCTGATGCAGCGTCGCCACAGTAACGGGCCGGATACCATCCTCAGCGATGGCGAGAACGACGCGGCTGAAGTAGAAGCCGAAGACGAATTTGCCCGTGGCGACGCCGACTGGCGCATGTTCGCCATCGCCAGCGGCAGCCTGATTGCCCATATGGCGCTCATTGGCCTGGTGGGTTTCACCCTGGCTGGCACCTTGCTGTGCTTCGGTATTTGTCGTGCACTGGACACCCGCCGCCCTACGCTGGACCTGGTGTTGTCTTTTGTTCTGGCCCTGGGCCTGTTTCACCTGTTCAAGACGCTGGGCCTTAACCTGCCGGCGCTGATCCCGGGGGGAGTACTGTAA
- a CDS encoding tripartite tricarboxylate transporter substrate binding protein, whose translation MKLKTLLVSCLVALAPMAAQAQVEQFKIMAPANPGGGFDTIARTLGEALQASGQVKSVVVENKAGAGGAIGMAQFVNNEKGNPNALLVAGAVTVGALETNKSPVNFGMVTPISRLMGEFNVIVVPTASPYKSIKDLMAAYKANPGAVSIGGGSAGGIDHIMASLMSEKAGVDPDKLNYIPFAGGGEGKAAVLGNQIAAYISGYGELADLIKAGKVRALGISAATRNPDIPVPTIREQGTDVVVYNWRGVFAPPGINAAQKTQLIKMVETAVKSPAWKAKAEKFEWLDMLQSGDSFQTFLNEDIKRTAVTVKKLKLGN comes from the coding sequence ATGAAACTGAAAACCCTGCTGGTTTCCTGCCTGGTAGCCCTGGCGCCGATGGCCGCACAGGCACAAGTTGAACAATTCAAGATCATGGCTCCGGCCAACCCGGGCGGCGGCTTTGACACCATCGCCCGTACCCTGGGCGAGGCGCTGCAAGCGTCGGGCCAGGTCAAAAGCGTGGTCGTGGAAAACAAGGCCGGTGCCGGTGGTGCCATCGGCATGGCGCAGTTCGTGAATAACGAAAAGGGCAACCCGAACGCCCTGCTGGTAGCCGGTGCCGTGACTGTAGGCGCGCTGGAAACCAACAAGTCGCCAGTGAACTTTGGCATGGTGACGCCGATTTCCCGCCTGATGGGCGAGTTCAACGTGATCGTGGTACCTACTGCGTCGCCGTACAAATCCATCAAGGACCTGATGGCCGCCTACAAAGCCAACCCGGGTGCGGTAAGCATCGGTGGCGGCTCGGCCGGTGGTATTGACCACATCATGGCCAGCCTGATGTCGGAAAAAGCCGGCGTGGACCCGGACAAACTGAACTACATCCCGTTTGCCGGCGGTGGCGAGGGCAAGGCTGCCGTACTGGGTAACCAGATTGCCGCCTACATCAGCGGCTACGGCGAGCTGGCCGACCTGATCAAGGCAGGCAAGGTACGCGCGCTGGGCATTTCCGCTGCTACCCGTAACCCGGACATCCCGGTACCGACCATCCGCGAACAGGGCACCGACGTGGTGGTGTACAACTGGCGTGGTGTGTTTGCGCCCCCAGGCATCAACGCCGCACAGAAAACCCAGCTGATCAAAATGGTGGAAACCGCGGTGAAATCGCCAGCCTGGAAAGCCAAAGCCGAGAAATTCGAGTGGCTGGACATGCTGCAAAGCGGCGACAGCTTCCAGACCTTCCTGAACGAAGACATCAAGCGTACCGCTGTGACTGTCAAGAAACTGAAGCTGGGTAACTAA
- a CDS encoding ABC transporter substrate-binding protein: protein MRRFLLTCLCLAISPLLLAGNGMQSGLGEAARREGTLLVHATIDREQVAPLLQAFQQRYPFIRVQYQELNSADIYRRALGNNAASGDVLWSSAMDLQIKLVNDGYALRYSSPQKDALPDWASWRDEVYGTTFEPVVFAYHSQRVAHMPRTHTDLRRMLRAQPGQLRVATYDVEASGAGYLFFSQDSRHNAEFWDLAAALGRNVRFQEGNSLTLLRRLSQGEADIAYNVLGPYAVSFTRHQPQVRWVLPQDYALVVTRLMLIHKAARHTAAAKLWTDFVLSRDGQHVLSQGSGLPPIREDLPRQLGNIDLKRNAANLRPIQVGSGLLVYLDTAKKSLFLKRWRDQLPAATRPTH, encoded by the coding sequence ATGCGCCGTTTTCTGCTCACCTGTCTTTGCCTGGCCATCAGCCCGCTGTTGCTGGCGGGAAATGGCATGCAAAGCGGTTTGGGCGAGGCGGCACGACGTGAAGGCACCTTGCTGGTGCACGCCACCATAGACCGCGAGCAAGTGGCGCCGCTACTGCAGGCCTTCCAGCAGCGTTACCCGTTTATCCGCGTGCAGTACCAGGAGCTGAACAGTGCCGACATTTACCGCCGCGCGCTGGGTAATAACGCCGCCAGCGGCGACGTGCTGTGGAGCTCGGCGATGGATCTGCAGATCAAGCTGGTGAACGATGGCTACGCCCTGCGCTACAGCTCGCCGCAAAAAGATGCGCTACCCGACTGGGCCTCGTGGCGGGATGAAGTGTACGGCACCACCTTCGAACCGGTGGTATTTGCCTACCACAGCCAGCGGGTAGCCCACATGCCGCGCACGCATACCGACCTGCGCCGCATGCTGCGGGCGCAGCCCGGCCAGCTGCGGGTCGCCACCTACGACGTGGAGGCCTCCGGTGCCGGTTACCTGTTTTTCAGCCAGGACTCGCGCCATAACGCCGAGTTCTGGGACCTGGCCGCCGCGCTGGGCCGCAATGTGCGCTTTCAGGAAGGCAACAGCCTGACCCTGCTGCGCCGGCTGTCACAAGGCGAGGCGGATATTGCCTATAACGTGCTGGGGCCCTACGCGGTGAGTTTTACCCGCCACCAGCCCCAGGTGCGCTGGGTATTGCCGCAAGACTACGCGCTGGTGGTAACCCGGCTGATGCTGATACACAAGGCCGCACGCCATACCGCAGCGGCCAAACTGTGGACCGATTTTGTGCTGTCGCGCGACGGCCAGCACGTACTGTCGCAAGGCAGCGGGCTGCCGCCCATACGCGAAGACCTGCCGCGGCAGCTGGGCAATATCGACCTGAAACGCAATGCGGCCAACCTGAGGCCGATTCAGGTAGGCAGCGGGCTGCTGGTGTATCTGGATACGGCCAAAAAGAGCCTGTTCCTGAAACGCTGGCGCGACCAGCTGCCGGCGGCCACCCGCCCGACACACTGA
- a CDS encoding response regulator encodes MRLLLVEDNHDIATWLQKALSAAGHAVDIAPDGVQADQLLAYEPYSLVILDIGLPRMDGFEVLKRLRRRGNRVPVLVLTAQSGIDARVHGLDLGADDYLGKPFELAELEARVRALLRRAQGSEGGVLQCGELVFEPAHKRFAVCGQPLALTPREMAVLEVLLYRQGKPVSKEVLADQIVRLDQDLSPDAMEIYVHRLRKKLAGSGVAILTLRGLGYMLDVAK; translated from the coding sequence ATGAGACTGCTGCTAGTAGAAGACAACCACGACATTGCCACCTGGCTGCAAAAAGCCCTGAGCGCGGCCGGCCACGCGGTGGATATTGCACCCGACGGCGTGCAGGCCGACCAGCTGCTGGCCTACGAGCCCTATTCGCTGGTGATTCTGGACATCGGCCTGCCGCGTATGGACGGTTTCGAGGTACTGAAGCGCCTGCGCCGCCGTGGCAACCGTGTGCCGGTGCTGGTGCTCACCGCACAGTCCGGCATCGATGCGCGGGTACACGGCCTGGACCTGGGTGCGGACGATTACCTGGGGAAGCCCTTCGAGCTGGCCGAGCTGGAGGCTCGCGTGCGCGCCCTGCTGCGCCGCGCCCAGGGCAGCGAGGGCGGCGTGCTGCAGTGTGGCGAGCTGGTGTTCGAGCCGGCGCACAAGCGCTTTGCCGTGTGCGGCCAACCTTTGGCGCTGACACCGCGCGAAATGGCGGTGCTGGAAGTGTTGCTGTACCGCCAGGGCAAGCCGGTGAGCAAAGAGGTGCTGGCCGACCAGATCGTGCGGCTGGACCAGGACCTGAGCCCGGATGCCATGGAAATCTACGTGCACCGCCTGCGAAAGAAGCTGGCTGGTAGCGGTGTGGCCATCCTTACCCTGCGCGGGCTGGGTTATATGCTGGACGTGGCCAAATGA
- a CDS encoding sensor histidine kinase produces the protein MTLSLRRQLVQWVVIPLIPLAAATAWLAQDNAREAANAAFDRTLQASARSIAERIVVQDGELVVDIPVAALEMFDPHFQDRVFYRIGFAGGSTITGDADLPLPATLPGAGELRFYDASFRDEAIRSVALAVPLYYAGSQRLLLVQVGETTLSRASLARRLFTESLAQQWLIGAVAALLVAIGINRALRPLGRLRSTLKARAGDPSLQLDVGSVQKELQPLVMALNTALSELENQLSIRQRFIADAAHQLRTPLTLLKTQAEYTQRQPDPAEQQAGLAALVHSTDQVIRLANQLLALSRAEPGPAQHDTRELDVAELAREVTMDFVMVALDKALDLGYEGDDSALLCGQPLLLREMLSNLIDNAVRYTPPGGEITISAWQRGGEVELVISDSGPGIPPEEQSLVFERFYRGQQAGGDGCGLGLAIVREIVRGHAGQIRLESGSVGGLRIVITLPRQPPLPPGDTLHSGLH, from the coding sequence ATGACACTCTCGCTGCGGCGCCAGCTGGTGCAATGGGTGGTGATCCCGCTGATCCCGCTGGCGGCAGCCACAGCCTGGCTGGCGCAGGACAACGCGCGCGAGGCGGCCAACGCGGCCTTCGACCGCACCTTGCAGGCCTCGGCGCGCAGCATTGCCGAGCGCATCGTGGTGCAGGATGGCGAGCTGGTGGTGGATATCCCGGTGGCGGCGCTGGAAATGTTCGACCCGCACTTCCAGGACCGCGTGTTCTACCGCATCGGCTTTGCCGGCGGTTCTACCATTACCGGCGACGCCGACCTGCCGCTGCCGGCCACCCTGCCCGGTGCCGGCGAGCTGCGTTTTTACGATGCCAGCTTTCGCGACGAAGCCATCCGCAGCGTGGCGCTGGCGGTGCCGCTGTACTACGCCGGCAGCCAGCGCCTGCTGCTGGTGCAGGTAGGCGAGACCACGCTGTCGCGCGCCTCGCTGGCGCGGCGGCTGTTTACCGAATCACTGGCGCAGCAATGGCTGATCGGTGCGGTAGCGGCGCTGTTGGTGGCCATTGGCATCAACCGTGCGTTGCGCCCGCTGGGCCGCCTGCGCAGCACGCTCAAGGCGCGCGCCGGTGACCCGTCGCTGCAGCTGGACGTCGGCAGCGTGCAAAAAGAGCTGCAGCCGCTGGTGATGGCGCTGAACACCGCGCTGTCCGAGCTGGAAAACCAGCTGTCCATCCGCCAGCGCTTTATTGCCGACGCCGCCCACCAGCTACGCACACCGCTTACCCTGCTGAAAACCCAGGCCGAATACACCCAGCGCCAGCCCGACCCCGCCGAGCAGCAAGCCGGGCTGGCGGCGCTGGTGCACTCTACCGACCAGGTGATTCGCCTGGCCAACCAGCTGCTGGCGCTGTCGCGGGCAGAGCCCGGCCCGGCGCAGCACGACACCCGCGAGCTGGACGTGGCCGAGCTGGCGCGCGAAGTCACCATGGACTTTGTCATGGTGGCGCTGGATAAGGCGCTGGACTTGGGCTACGAAGGCGACGATAGCGCCCTGCTGTGCGGCCAACCTTTGTTGCTGCGCGAAATGCTGTCCAACCTGATCGACAACGCCGTGCGCTACACGCCGCCCGGGGGCGAGATAACGATATCCGCCTGGCAGCGCGGTGGCGAAGTCGAGCTGGTGATCAGCGATAGCGGCCCCGGCATTCCGCCAGAAGAGCAATCGCTGGTGTTCGAGCGCTTTTACCGCGGCCAGCAGGCGGGTGGCGATGGTTGCGGCCTGGGGCTGGCCATCGTGCGCGAGATCGTGCGTGGCCATGCCGGACAAATAAGGCTGGAGTCTGGCAGCGTGGGCGGTTTGCGCATTGTCATTACCTTGCCACGCCAGCCGCCGCTACCACCCGGTGACACGTTACACTCCGGCCTGCACTGA
- a CDS encoding EAL domain-containing protein: protein MPLRPRYLLATLPLLARPGLAAERGVHLPGPWLLSAALAVLAGGLLWLAWRRHRHAQALQAQHRRMQNQQATLLQSLGEGVWGSDMDGRCIFVNDAALSMLGYTRQELAQRSAHELVHHHYPDGRPYPVADCPVTQTMLDGQPRSCDEYLICKDGSFLPVWLTVTALCEEGCQTGVVTTFKNIRAQKAATQQIHRLNQAYAALSFTNQTIVREQDPQRLFERICEIAVQHGGQRMAWIGRHDADGQYLQPLAVYGSGAAYLDEITVWTRPDKTESRGAASRAVLEQQPVVIPSFRELARQLLAGQPDLAEQWAQRIERFGWGATAAFPIRYGGDAELVLAVYYGADFEFDQQLVDLFSEMASDIGYALDRIAMQQEQVRSRRLEETRAFLLECMSSDPPLLQGLQRVASYLQTLLQRRCTFRLPDDTAPPPAGCLCLPVPALDGHMLVELYIEGQADEALDPHDEHLLHSVCHLVALAIERKQAVTRLQLAASVFSHSSEGIMLTTPQGQIVEVNPAFSRITGYPREEVLGHNPNMLSSGRHDDDFYQQMWKTLREQGLWQGEIWNRRRDGNSYPELLTVSAVYDSSGQLSHYLGVFSDISLLKQQEARLQRMAYYDALTELPNRVLLADRMQQALAYTRRSQHLLGVCYLDLDGFKPVNDRYGHQMGDRVLVALAERLRQLVHGGDTVARLGGDEFVILLTELASPAQCEHALQSLLHEIARPLQLGELQLQLTASIGATLFPYDDCDADTLLRHADQAMYQAKQQGRHRYQLFDSQQARQQRNHSEQQARVGDALAGGELCLYYQPKVNMQDGRIVGAEALLRWQHPALGLLLPGAFLPLIEDSPLIVSVGQWVIDTALAQLAMWQREGLPLTVSVNVAASQLQQPDFAAQLAHSLARYPALLPQYLELEILESAALHDMDQVSEVMQACQALGVSFALDDFGTGYSSLTYCKRLPASLLKIDQSFVRDMLVNSEDRALVEGVISLARAFGRDVIAEGVETIAHAHALRSLGCHLGQGYGIARPMPAADLPGWAAAWPASAECHAMLQG from the coding sequence ATGCCCCTGCGCCCACGATACCTGCTTGCCACCCTGCCCTTGCTGGCGCGCCCCGGCCTGGCGGCAGAGCGGGGTGTGCACCTGCCCGGGCCGTGGCTGCTCAGTGCCGCGCTGGCGGTACTGGCGGGCGGGTTGTTGTGGCTGGCCTGGCGCCGCCACCGCCATGCCCAGGCACTGCAAGCACAGCACCGGCGCATGCAGAACCAGCAGGCCACCTTGTTGCAAAGCCTGGGGGAAGGCGTGTGGGGCTCGGATATGGACGGGCGCTGCATCTTTGTGAACGACGCGGCACTCTCCATGCTGGGCTATACCCGCCAGGAGCTGGCACAGCGCAGCGCCCACGAGCTGGTACACCACCATTACCCGGATGGCCGCCCCTATCCGGTGGCCGACTGCCCGGTGACGCAAACCATGCTGGACGGCCAGCCGCGCTCTTGTGACGAATACCTGATCTGCAAGGACGGCAGCTTTCTGCCGGTGTGGCTGACGGTAACGGCCCTGTGCGAGGAAGGCTGCCAGACCGGCGTGGTGACCACCTTCAAGAATATCCGTGCCCAGAAAGCGGCCACCCAGCAGATTCACCGCCTCAACCAGGCCTACGCGGCCTTGTCGTTTACCAACCAGACCATTGTGCGCGAGCAAGACCCGCAGCGCCTGTTCGAGCGTATCTGCGAGATTGCCGTACAGCACGGCGGCCAGCGCATGGCGTGGATAGGCCGGCACGATGCCGACGGGCAATACCTGCAGCCTCTGGCTGTGTACGGTAGTGGCGCGGCGTACCTGGACGAGATTACCGTGTGGACTCGCCCGGACAAAACCGAAAGCCGCGGCGCGGCCTCGCGCGCGGTACTCGAGCAGCAGCCGGTGGTGATCCCCAGTTTTCGCGAGCTGGCGCGCCAGCTACTGGCCGGGCAGCCAGACCTGGCCGAGCAATGGGCACAGCGTATCGAGCGTTTTGGCTGGGGCGCGACGGCTGCGTTTCCTATCCGCTACGGGGGGGACGCAGAGCTGGTGCTGGCGGTGTACTACGGTGCCGATTTCGAATTTGACCAACAGCTGGTCGACCTGTTTAGCGAAATGGCCAGCGATATTGGCTACGCGCTGGACCGCATCGCCATGCAGCAAGAGCAGGTACGCAGCCGGCGGCTGGAAGAAACCCGCGCCTTTTTGCTGGAGTGCATGAGCAGCGACCCGCCGCTACTGCAGGGCCTGCAACGGGTGGCCAGCTATCTGCAAACCCTGCTACAGCGCCGTTGTACTTTCCGCCTGCCGGATGATACGGCTCCGCCACCGGCAGGCTGTCTATGCCTGCCAGTTCCTGCGCTGGATGGCCATATGCTGGTCGAGCTGTATATCGAAGGCCAGGCCGACGAAGCACTGGACCCGCACGACGAGCATTTGCTGCACAGCGTATGCCATCTGGTGGCGCTGGCCATAGAGCGCAAGCAGGCGGTGACCCGGCTGCAGTTGGCCGCCAGCGTATTCAGCCACTCCAGCGAAGGCATCATGCTCACCACTCCGCAGGGGCAGATCGTGGAGGTAAACCCGGCGTTCTCGCGCATTACCGGCTACCCGCGGGAAGAGGTGCTGGGGCATAACCCGAATATGCTGTCATCCGGGCGGCACGACGATGACTTTTACCAGCAAATGTGGAAAACCCTGCGCGAGCAAGGCTTGTGGCAAGGCGAGATCTGGAACCGCCGCCGCGACGGCAATAGCTACCCCGAGCTGCTGACTGTGTCGGCCGTGTACGATAGTAGCGGCCAACTTAGCCATTACCTGGGCGTGTTCTCCGATATCTCCTTGCTGAAACAACAAGAAGCCCGCTTGCAAAGAATGGCGTACTACGACGCGCTCACCGAGCTGCCCAACCGCGTGCTGCTGGCCGACCGTATGCAGCAGGCGCTGGCATATACGCGGCGTAGCCAGCATCTCTTGGGCGTCTGCTATCTGGACCTGGATGGCTTCAAGCCGGTAAACGACCGCTACGGCCACCAGATGGGCGACCGCGTGCTGGTGGCGCTGGCCGAGCGCCTGCGCCAGCTGGTACACGGCGGCGATACCGTGGCGCGGCTAGGCGGGGACGAGTTCGTGATTCTGCTTACCGAGCTGGCCAGCCCGGCGCAATGCGAGCACGCACTACAAAGCCTGCTGCACGAAATCGCCCGCCCCTTGCAGCTGGGCGAGCTGCAGTTGCAACTGACCGCCAGCATCGGCGCTACGCTATTCCCCTACGACGACTGCGACGCCGATACCCTGCTGCGCCACGCCGACCAGGCCATGTACCAGGCCAAGCAGCAGGGGCGCCACCGTTACCAGCTGTTTGACAGCCAGCAGGCGCGCCAGCAGCGCAACCACAGCGAACAGCAAGCCCGGGTTGGCGATGCGCTGGCGGGGGGCGAGCTGTGCCTGTATTACCAGCCCAAGGTCAATATGCAGGATGGCCGCATCGTGGGCGCCGAGGCGCTGCTGCGCTGGCAGCACCCGGCGCTGGGTCTGTTGCTGCCGGGGGCATTTTTGCCGCTGATCGAGGACAGCCCCCTGATTGTCAGCGTGGGGCAATGGGTGATCGATACCGCGCTGGCCCAGCTGGCCATGTGGCAGCGCGAAGGCCTGCCGCTGACCGTGAGTGTGAATGTGGCCGCCAGCCAGCTGCAACAGCCCGACTTTGCCGCGCAGCTGGCCCACAGTCTGGCGCGCTACCCGGCGCTGTTACCGCAGTATCTGGAGCTGGAAATCCTGGAAAGCGCGGCCTTGCACGATATGGATCAGGTATCCGAGGTGATGCAGGCTTGCCAGGCGCTGGGCGTGAGCTTTGCGCTGGATGACTTTGGCACCGGCTATTCGTCCCTGACTTACTGCAAACGCTTGCCGGCATCGTTGCTGAAGATAGACCAGTCTTTTGTGCGCGACATGCTGGTAAACAGCGAAGACCGCGCGCTGGTAGAAGGCGTGATCAGCCTGGCGCGTGCCTTTGGCCGTGATGTGATTGCCGAAGGCGTGGAAACCATCGCCCATGCCCACGCGCTGCGCAGCCTGGGCTGCCACCTGGGCCAGGGCTACGGTATTGCCCGGCCCATGCCCGCAGCTGACTTGCCCGGCTGGGCGGCGGCGTGGCCGGCATCGGCAGAATGCCACGCCATGCTGCAAGGCTGA
- the pyrI gene encoding aspartate carbamoyltransferase regulatory subunit, protein MSEKVYARNVEALKNGTVIDHIPAGLGLRILDLFELTSYGERVTVGLNLSSGHMGNKDLIKVENLVLTEGQANELALLAPKCTVSVIENFEVVRKQKLAIPAEVTDLFACPNSNCVSHVEPVQSHFSVRVTEHDTKMKCKYCEKVFSKDIVVAVR, encoded by the coding sequence ATGAGCGAAAAAGTCTACGCCCGTAATGTCGAGGCGCTGAAAAACGGCACCGTGATCGACCATATCCCCGCCGGCCTGGGCCTGCGCATTCTGGACCTGTTCGAGCTGACCAGCTACGGCGAGCGCGTCACCGTGGGCCTGAACCTGTCCAGCGGCCACATGGGTAACAAAGACCTGATCAAGGTGGAAAACCTGGTGCTGACCGAAGGCCAGGCCAACGAGCTGGCATTGCTGGCCCCCAAGTGCACGGTGAGCGTGATCGAAAACTTCGAGGTGGTGCGCAAACAGAAGCTGGCGATACCGGCCGAAGTCACCGACCTGTTTGCCTGCCCCAACTCCAACTGCGTGTCGCATGTGGAGCCGGTACAGAGCCATTTCAGCGTGCGCGTAACCGAACACGACACCAAAATGAAGTGCAAGTATTGCGAAAAGGTGTTCAGCAAGGATATTGTTGTCGCCGTGCGCTAA